Proteins from a genomic interval of Channa argus isolate prfri chromosome 11, Channa argus male v1.0, whole genome shotgun sequence:
- the LOC137135776 gene encoding uncharacterized protein isoform X2, producing MVPLRLLVFGFLAAVWCFPCACDVGTKIKLGHILYKVGMGTRCGEGKPHPDDGHNQYCSFPWAEMVVEDLCANRRSCKVPVTEHVFGEYPCKEQTRYLEVSYTCAKPPTAPPPAPAASIKPDCKDKSAGEA from the exons ATGGTCCCACTGAGGCTGCTCGTCTTCGGCT TTCTGGCTGCAGTTTGGTGCTTCCCCTGTGCTTGTG ACGTGGGCACTAAGATAAAGCTGGGTCACATCCTGTATAAGGTCGGCATGGGGACGAGGTGTGGGGAGGGAAAACCCCACCCGGATGACGGACACAACCAGTACTGCAGCTTCCCCTGGGCCGAGATGGTGGTGGAGGATCT cTGTGCTAACAGAAGGTCCTGTAAGGTCCCAGTCACTGAGCATGTGTTTGGTGAATATCCCTGTAAGGAGCAGACCAGATACCTGGAGGTGTCCTACACCTGTGCCAAACCACCTACTGCACCTCCACCAGCTCCAGCAGCTTCAATCAAACCTGACT GTAAAGACAAATCAGCTGGTGAAGCCTGA
- the LOC137135776 gene encoding L-rhamnose-binding lectin ELEL-1-like isoform X1: MVPLRLLVFGFLAAVWCFPCACEGKVVYACHNATAEISCDVGTKIKLGHILYKVGMGTRCGEGKPHPDDGHNQYCSFPWAEMVVEDLCANRRSCKVPVTEHVFGEYPCKEQTRYLEVSYTCAKPPTAPPPAPAASIKPDCKDKSAGEA; encoded by the exons ATGGTCCCACTGAGGCTGCTCGTCTTCGGCT TTCTGGCTGCAGTTTGGTGCTTCCCCTGTGCTTGTG agGGTAAAGTGGTGTACGCCTGTCACAACGCTACCGCTGAGATCTCCTGTG ACGTGGGCACTAAGATAAAGCTGGGTCACATCCTGTATAAGGTCGGCATGGGGACGAGGTGTGGGGAGGGAAAACCCCACCCGGATGACGGACACAACCAGTACTGCAGCTTCCCCTGGGCCGAGATGGTGGTGGAGGATCT cTGTGCTAACAGAAGGTCCTGTAAGGTCCCAGTCACTGAGCATGTGTTTGGTGAATATCCCTGTAAGGAGCAGACCAGATACCTGGAGGTGTCCTACACCTGTGCCAAACCACCTACTGCACCTCCACCAGCTCCAGCAGCTTCAATCAAACCTGACT GTAAAGACAAATCAGCTGGTGAAGCCTGA